A region of the Desulfobacter postgatei 2ac9 genome:
ATCAATGCACCAAACCATAAAGGAATTACTGCGGCATAGGCCCCGTTAGGGTCCTGGCGGCGGCCGAATACATTAAAATACCGAAGCCCGATGCTTTTAAACCCGTAGGTGGAAGCAAACACCCGGGCGTAGAGTTCATTGACCAGTTTTGTCACGGCATAGGGGGAAAGAGGATTGCCGATATTTTCCTCTTTTTTGGGAAGTGTTGGATGGTCTCCATAGGTGGAACTTGACGCAGCATATACAAACCGCTTTACACCTGCGTCCCGGGCGGCGGTCAGCATATTTAAAAAGCCTGTAATATTATTTTCATTGGTGGTCAAGGGATCGGCAACAGACCGGGGAACAGAGCCCAAAGCAGCCTGGTGAAGTACATAATCCTGCCCTTTGCAAACCGTCGCGCAGGTGCCGGCATGGGTGATGTCCCCTTCAATAAAAAAAAATTTCTGCCATGCCTCAGGACCCACTGCTTCTTTGACCTGGTCCAGATTATGCTGAAATCCTGTGGAAAAATTATCCAGGCCGGTCACGGTCTGCCCTAAATTAAGCAGGGTTTCCAGAAGATTGGAGCCAATGAAGCCCGCGCATCCGGTGACCAGCCAGGAACGAGGATTCTCTTTTAAATTCTGTTGTATTAATGTGAAATGCATATGGATGTTCCTATATGTTTTACAGGTGTTGCTCGCAACCCCCAAATTTACCACAACTCCCAATGCCCGAAGTAATATACATAAAGGGCCAGCCCGATATTGGTTACCCCGTGGGCAACAATGCAGGAGATCAGATCTTTTCTCAATATCCACAAAAGGGCCATGAGTAAGCCGTAGGCGATCGCTGCAGGCCATTCGCCAACTATATGGCCCGCAGCAAAAATAGTCGTTGAAATCACAATGGCGTAAACACTCCACTGCCCGGGTGCCAC
Encoded here:
- a CDS encoding SDR family oxidoreductase, whose product is MHFTLIQQNLKENPRSWLVTGCAGFIGSNLLETLLNLGQTVTGLDNFSTGFQHNLDQVKEAVGPEAWQKFFFIEGDITHAGTCATVCKGQDYVLHQAALGSVPRSVADPLTTNENNITGFLNMLTAARDAGVKRFVYAASSSTYGDHPTLPKKEENIGNPLSPYAVTKLVNELYARVFASTYGFKSIGLRYFNVFGRRQDPNGAYAAVIPLWFGALIRKSTVYINGDGETSRDFCFIDNCVQANLLAATAGDDAADQVYNVAFGQRTTLNQLFSLIRDRVADALPDRAGVMPEYRDFRPGDVRHSLADISKARDLLGYSPQYSVHAGLDMAARWYMNHLMFWPGEN